In Chryseobacterium gotjawalense, the following are encoded in one genomic region:
- the hemL gene encoding glutamate-1-semialdehyde 2,1-aminomutase, with the protein MLYQRSSALFDEAYQYIPGGVNSPVRAFKSVGGVPIFMKSAKGAYMTDEDDNQYIDYINSWGPAILGHTHPEVLEAIKKQAEKGFSYGTPTELETEIAKFIVENVPNIDQIRMVSSGTEACMSAIRLARGFTGRDKFIKFEGCYHGHSDSFLIKAGSGAATFGNPNSPGVTAGTAKDTLLARYNDIEQVEDLFRHHQGEIAAIIVEPVAGNMGCVLPENNFLQNLRKLCDENGALLIFDEVMTGFRLAFGGAQELYGVKADLVTFGKVIGGGLPVGAFAGRNEIMDHLAPKGAVYQAGTLSGNPLAMRAGLTTLQLIKNDENFYQNINKTTETLDFEIGKILNHKSIPHRINRKGSMMSVFFHVNAVSNFEEAANANHALFNNFFHQLLKKGIYLPPSGYETWFISNSIKEKEIDRTLEVIRNFEYS; encoded by the coding sequence ATGTTATACCAAAGAAGTTCAGCTTTATTCGATGAAGCCTACCAATATATTCCGGGCGGGGTAAATTCCCCGGTTCGTGCTTTTAAATCCGTGGGCGGTGTTCCCATTTTTATGAAATCTGCAAAAGGCGCATATATGACCGATGAAGATGATAATCAATATATTGATTACATTAATTCTTGGGGTCCTGCGATTCTTGGACATACGCATCCCGAAGTTTTAGAAGCCATTAAAAAGCAGGCAGAAAAGGGGTTTTCTTATGGAACTCCTACAGAACTCGAAACTGAAATTGCAAAGTTTATTGTAGAAAACGTTCCTAATATTGATCAGATCAGAATGGTTTCTTCTGGAACGGAAGCGTGTATGAGTGCGATCCGTTTGGCCAGAGGTTTTACCGGAAGAGATAAATTCATCAAATTCGAAGGGTGCTATCATGGGCATTCCGATTCTTTTTTAATTAAAGCCGGAAGCGGTGCTGCCACTTTCGGAAACCCAAATTCTCCCGGAGTCACTGCCGGAACGGCAAAAGATACGTTGTTGGCAAGATATAATGATATTGAGCAGGTGGAAGATCTTTTCCGACACCATCAGGGAGAAATTGCCGCAATTATTGTAGAGCCTGTTGCCGGAAACATGGGCTGCGTTCTGCCTGAAAACAATTTCCTCCAGAATCTGAGAAAACTCTGCGACGAAAACGGGGCCTTGCTCATTTTTGATGAAGTAATGACGGGATTCCGTTTGGCTTTTGGCGGCGCGCAGGAATTATACGGCGTGAAAGCTGATTTAGTGACCTTCGGAAAAGTGATCGGTGGCGGACTTCCCGTAGGTGCATTCGCAGGAAGAAATGAAATCATGGATCATCTGGCTCCAAAAGGTGCGGTTTACCAAGCCGGAACGTTAAGCGGAAATCCTCTGGCGATGCGGGCGGGTTTAACCACTTTGCAACTTATTAAAAATGATGAAAATTTTTACCAAAATATCAATAAAACGACAGAAACTTTAGACTTTGAAATCGGGAAAATTCTCAACCATAAATCAATTCCGCACCGGATCAATAGAAAAGGGTCGATGATGAGTGTTTTTTTCCACGTGAATGCCGTTTCGAATTTTGAAGAAGCAGCCAATGCCAATCATGCTTTGTTCAATAATTTCTTCCACCAGCTTTTAAAAAAAGGAATTTATTTACCTCCAAGTGGTTATGAAACCTGGTTTATTTCTAATTCCATTAAGGAAAAGGAAATCGACAGAACTTTGGAAGTCATCAGAAATTTTGAATATTCATAA